Proteins co-encoded in one Waddlia chondrophila WSU 86-1044 genomic window:
- a CDS encoding KH domain-containing protein, which translates to MKEFVAYIVKNLVDHPDKVKINEIGGTQTLIIELSVEKSDIGKIIGKKGKTINAIRTLLMSVASRNGIRVNLEILEDGERVSEESAAAGVE; encoded by the coding sequence ATGAAAGAGTTTGTCGCGTACATTGTCAAAAACCTGGTCGACCACCCTGACAAAGTGAAAATTAATGAAATTGGTGGAACACAAACTTTGATTATTGAACTATCTGTTGAGAAGTCTGACATTGGTAAGATCATTGGGAAAAAAGGGAAAACGATCAATGCAATCCGCACCCTTTTAATGTCAGTTGCTAGCCGCAACGGTATCCGTGTCAATCTAGAGATTTTGGAAGACGGAGAACGTGTTTCAGAGGAGTCTGCAGCGGCGGGCGTCGAATAA
- the dtd gene encoding D-aminoacyl-tRNA deacylase, translating to MKLVVQRVSCAEVKIGNVSVGKINKGLLVLLGIHQSDTLESAKRYVNKLVNLRIFEDDAGKMNKSVKEVEGEILVVSQFTLYGNSSKGRRPSFIDAAGPDAAIPIYETFVQEVKREMGRVQTGQFGASMDVSLVNHGPVTMILENLNS from the coding sequence ATGAAGCTGGTTGTGCAGAGAGTAAGCTGTGCCGAGGTGAAGATCGGCAATGTTTCAGTTGGTAAAATCAATAAGGGTTTGCTAGTGCTTTTGGGAATTCATCAGTCGGATACTCTCGAATCCGCGAAACGTTATGTCAATAAATTAGTTAATTTGCGCATTTTTGAAGACGATGCCGGCAAGATGAATAAGAGTGTCAAGGAAGTGGAAGGAGAGATTTTGGTCGTCAGTCAATTCACCCTTTATGGCAACAGCTCTAAGGGTAGGAGGCCATCGTTTATCGATGCCGCCGGACCGGATGCCGCTATTCCGATTTATGAAACATTTGTCCAAGAGGTCAAAAGGGAAATGGGCAGAGTCCAGACAGGGCAGTTTGGAGCTTCTATGGATGTTTCCTTGGTCAACCATGGTCCTGTAACGATGATTTTAGAAAATTTAAATAGTTAA
- a CDS encoding RluA family pseudouridine synthase, with protein sequence MITPDTETLMTTAEEAGKRLDKVLAERYPDAYSRSYLQWLIEENHVLLNHKPVKKRAKVAAGDRIDVCFVLAPEIELKPEKIFLDIIHEDEAIIVVNKPAGLVVHPGAGNWTGTFVNGLLYHCKKLPEGETLRPGIVHRLDKETTGLLVAAKTAEAQHKLVELFSSRRVYKEYIAVCVGNPGKGTVDAPIARHPVHRQKMAIVEGGRRSVTHYETLKYDVSLSLVKLVLETGRTHQIRVHMKQIGFPVLGDPVYGSSAMNQKFQLGRQMLHAAKLIFPHPVTGKEMVLEAPVPDEMAKVMARLSCLSGFQ encoded by the coding sequence ATGATCACTCCTGATACAGAAACCTTAATGACGACTGCTGAAGAGGCGGGCAAACGGCTGGATAAAGTGTTGGCCGAGCGGTACCCAGATGCTTATTCTCGATCTTACTTGCAGTGGCTGATCGAAGAAAATCATGTGCTTCTCAATCATAAACCGGTCAAAAAAAGGGCTAAGGTGGCAGCAGGAGACAGAATCGATGTCTGCTTTGTTCTGGCTCCAGAAATTGAGCTCAAACCGGAAAAAATCTTCTTGGATATCATTCATGAAGATGAAGCTATCATTGTGGTTAATAAACCAGCTGGGCTGGTTGTTCATCCGGGAGCAGGCAACTGGACGGGAACTTTTGTCAATGGGTTGCTCTACCATTGCAAGAAGCTTCCTGAAGGGGAAACCCTAAGACCTGGTATTGTGCATCGTTTGGATAAAGAAACAACAGGGCTTTTGGTAGCAGCGAAGACGGCGGAAGCGCAGCATAAACTGGTCGAATTATTTTCTTCGAGAAGGGTCTATAAAGAGTATATCGCTGTCTGTGTCGGGAATCCGGGAAAAGGAACAGTAGACGCACCAATTGCCAGGCATCCTGTCCATCGGCAGAAGATGGCTATTGTTGAAGGGGGGCGCCGGTCGGTGACCCATTATGAAACATTGAAATATGATGTATCCCTCTCTCTTGTAAAACTGGTTTTAGAGACGGGACGCACGCATCAGATTCGTGTCCACATGAAGCAGATCGGATTTCCAGTTCTGGGCGATCCTGTTTATGGGAGCTCAGCAATGAATCAAAAATTTCAGCTTGGCAGGCAGATGCTGCATGCTGCCAAGCTCATTTTTCCCCATCCTGTTACAGGTAAGGAAATGGTCTTAGAAGCTCCAGTCCCCGATGAAATGGCAAAAGTGATGGCACGCCTTAGTTGTTTATCTGGCTTTCAATGA
- a CDS encoding regulatory protein RecX → MNVEVIPDEQRKEILHLSVDDHFFREIHTAIFGKHPKFSFQEENLPEQFFRKEFERSRFFVLKRLSQRSYSSFELRFQLQERLVSQETIERVIDDCHHLGYLDDKAWLEQFIRTQLLRKLGPMMIEAKLYQKRVPKSFYEPILANLVTHEDQEKAIKRLMNTRFRSKDLRDFKERQKVFGALMRKGFNPDLIKEILALWLN, encoded by the coding sequence ATGAATGTAGAAGTGATCCCTGATGAACAGCGAAAAGAGATCTTGCATTTATCTGTGGATGATCATTTTTTTCGAGAAATTCATACGGCGATTTTTGGCAAACATCCTAAATTTTCTTTTCAGGAAGAGAATTTACCCGAACAATTTTTTCGGAAAGAATTTGAGCGCTCCCGTTTTTTTGTTTTGAAAAGGCTCTCTCAACGCAGCTATTCTTCTTTTGAATTGCGCTTTCAGTTGCAGGAACGGCTAGTGTCGCAAGAGACAATAGAGCGTGTGATCGATGATTGCCATCATCTTGGATATCTTGATGACAAAGCCTGGCTTGAGCAGTTTATTCGGACGCAACTGCTGCGCAAGTTGGGCCCTATGATGATAGAAGCAAAGCTCTATCAAAAAAGGGTGCCAAAATCTTTCTATGAGCCTATTCTTGCAAATTTAGTGACGCATGAGGATCAAGAGAAGGCGATTAAACGCTTGATGAACACCCGTTTTCGTTCCAAAGATTTAAGAGATTTTAAAGAGAGGCAAAAAGTGTTTGGAGCGTTGATGCGCAAAGGATTTAATCCCGATCTCATCAAAGAAATTTTGGCACTTTGGCTAAATTGA
- a CDS encoding DNA topoisomerase IV subunit A, whose product MDDIKYLYKDNYIKYASYVILDRAIPDVVDGLKPVQRRILHTLYKIHDGKLHKVANVAGQTMAYHPHGDAAIIDALVNMANKGFFLDCQGNFGNIYTGDPAAAARYIETRLSPLAKDTLFNPDLTETVSSYDGRNQEPVCLPAKVPVVLMQGASGIAVGMSTNILPHNFIELLQAEIAVLEGKDFEIYPDFITGGIMDVSEYDKGRGRLKLRAKIDIQDPKTLVISEICHGTTTESLIRSIDEAAKRGKIKIDSINDYTADKVEIEIKLPRGHYAQDLIDSLYAYTDCEVSINCMCMVIKDHLPWETTVDEILRLHAELLKGYLKKELELEKDRLLEKIFDKTLEQIFIENRLYKHLETVKSSDKLRSTVADSLKPFHEQLSRVPTKDDIEKLLQIPIRRISKFDMDKNQEEIAGLRKELARVEKDLKSIKQFTIKYLKELVSKYRDIYTRRTRVGEIQELDKRAIATKELKVGIDLKSGFVGTKVSGSETIEGTNFDKLLVLYQDGSYRVTNIPEKDYVHASNNKAVFVGLADKQTVFNVAYKDPKSHLCFAKRFIIKQFILDKEYRFFEEGMGLAYLSTEKEPILEVQLIPKIKQKISKVSFPFSDVLIKGVSARGVRVSSRGVKKIKAAK is encoded by the coding sequence ATGGATGATATCAAGTATTTATACAAGGATAACTACATTAAATATGCTTCATACGTCATTCTTGATCGTGCAATTCCGGATGTTGTCGATGGCTTGAAGCCTGTTCAGAGAAGAATCTTGCACACCCTTTATAAAATTCATGACGGGAAATTGCATAAGGTCGCCAACGTTGCAGGGCAGACCATGGCATACCACCCACACGGTGATGCAGCGATCATTGATGCTCTGGTCAACATGGCCAACAAAGGATTCTTTCTCGATTGCCAAGGGAATTTTGGAAATATCTATACCGGAGATCCCGCAGCGGCGGCCAGGTATATTGAAACGCGTCTTTCTCCATTGGCTAAAGACACGTTGTTCAATCCGGATTTGACTGAGACGGTCTCTTCTTATGACGGTAGAAATCAAGAACCTGTTTGCCTTCCTGCCAAGGTGCCCGTTGTGTTGATGCAGGGAGCTAGCGGTATTGCAGTGGGGATGTCTACGAATATCTTGCCGCATAATTTCATTGAACTTCTCCAAGCTGAAATAGCGGTTCTTGAGGGGAAGGATTTTGAAATCTACCCAGACTTTATCACAGGAGGCATCATGGATGTTTCCGAATATGATAAAGGCAGAGGCAGGCTCAAGCTGCGTGCAAAAATCGATATCCAAGATCCAAAAACGCTTGTCATTTCAGAGATTTGCCATGGAACAACGACAGAGTCTTTGATCCGATCTATCGACGAGGCTGCCAAGAGAGGAAAAATTAAGATCGATTCGATCAATGACTATACGGCGGATAAGGTGGAAATCGAGATTAAGCTGCCGCGCGGCCATTATGCGCAGGATTTAATCGACAGTTTGTATGCTTATACTGACTGTGAGGTTTCGATCAATTGCATGTGCATGGTGATTAAGGATCATTTGCCTTGGGAAACAACTGTTGATGAGATCTTAAGATTGCATGCAGAGTTGCTTAAAGGGTATCTCAAAAAGGAGCTGGAGCTGGAAAAGGATCGGCTGCTTGAAAAGATTTTTGACAAAACTCTTGAACAAATTTTTATTGAAAACAGGCTTTACAAACATTTGGAAACGGTAAAGTCGTCTGATAAGTTGAGATCGACTGTCGCAGACAGCTTGAAACCGTTCCACGAGCAGCTTTCACGTGTGCCGACCAAAGATGATATTGAGAAACTGCTTCAGATCCCAATCAGACGTATCTCAAAATTTGATATGGATAAAAATCAGGAAGAGATCGCCGGTTTGAGGAAGGAACTGGCTAGAGTGGAAAAAGACCTGAAGAGCATCAAGCAGTTCACAATTAAATATCTAAAAGAGCTGGTTTCAAAATATCGGGACATTTACACAAGAAGAACAAGAGTCGGCGAAATTCAGGAGCTGGATAAACGGGCGATTGCAACGAAGGAGCTGAAGGTTGGAATCGATTTAAAATCGGGATTTGTGGGAACAAAAGTGTCCGGATCGGAGACAATTGAAGGAACGAATTTCGACAAGTTATTGGTTCTTTATCAGGACGGCTCTTACCGTGTGACTAACATCCCTGAAAAGGATTACGTGCACGCCAGCAACAACAAAGCTGTCTTTGTCGGTTTAGCCGATAAGCAGACTGTCTTCAATGTCGCTTATAAAGATCCGAAGTCCCATCTGTGCTTTGCGAAGCGGTTTATTATCAAGCAGTTCATTCTCGATAAGGAATACCGCTTCTTTGAAGAAGGGATGGGATTGGCGTATCTTTCTACCGAAAAAGAGCCGATATTGGAGGTGCAGTTGATCCCTAAGATTAAACAAAAAATTTCCAAAGTCTCTTTTCCTTTTTCCGATGTGCTGATTAAAGGAGTGTCAGCCAGAGGAGTGAGGGTCTCTAGCCGAGGTGTGAAAAAAATCAAAGCAGCCAAATGA
- a CDS encoding DNA topoisomerase IV subunit B encodes MAKKYDETTIQTLDALEHIRKRTGMYIGRLGDGSHYDDGIYILIKEVIDNCIDEFIMGNGNQILITKDQDLGKITVRDFGRGIPLGKVIECVSQINTGAKYNDDVFQFSVGLNGVGTKAVNALSSRFLVRSHREGKFVEAEFSKGRLQKDKKGKTQEKDGTYVEFIPDSEIFKSFKFDDEYIVKRLWNYVYLNTGLTINYNGERIRSDHGLLDLLNQEVSEEGLYEPLHYKSKQLEFAFLHTQSYGESYFSFVNGQYTSDGGTHLSAFREGLLKGVNEYAKKNFQGVDVREGVFGTVAIRIQDPVFESQTKNKLGNTEIRAPLVQEVKEAVVNLLFKHPSTAKKIIERIAFNEKVRKELSAVKKEAKEKQKKISFKIPKLRDSKYHFGDGSKYAEKTMIFLTEGDSASASIVSSRDPLTQAVFSLRGKPLNVFGMKMDQLYKNEEMFNVMSALNIEEDISNLRYEKVVLATDADVDGMHIRNLLITLFLTYFEGLVLNGHLYILETPLFKVRNKEKTIYCYSEKEKEKAVKELKKGVEITRFKGLGEISPQEFKQFIGPDIRLIPVAVNSFSDIKPTLQFYMGKNTPERKKFIMNNLVNEDQELL; translated from the coding sequence GGATTTATATCCTGATCAAAGAGGTGATCGACAACTGCATTGATGAATTTATTATGGGAAATGGGAATCAGATCTTAATCACTAAAGATCAAGATTTGGGAAAAATCACTGTCAGGGATTTTGGCAGGGGAATTCCTCTTGGAAAGGTGATTGAGTGCGTTTCTCAGATCAATACAGGAGCCAAATATAATGACGATGTTTTCCAATTTTCTGTTGGATTAAATGGTGTCGGAACAAAAGCTGTCAATGCTCTATCCAGCCGGTTTCTTGTGCGCAGTCATCGAGAGGGGAAATTTGTCGAGGCTGAGTTTTCTAAAGGCAGGCTTCAGAAAGATAAAAAAGGGAAAACTCAAGAAAAGGATGGGACATACGTTGAGTTTATCCCTGATTCTGAGATTTTTAAATCTTTCAAGTTTGATGATGAATACATTGTTAAAAGGTTGTGGAATTACGTTTATTTGAATACCGGTTTGACAATCAACTATAATGGAGAGCGCATCCGTTCCGATCATGGGTTGCTTGATTTGTTAAACCAGGAAGTGTCAGAAGAAGGACTCTATGAACCTCTCCACTATAAGAGCAAACAATTAGAGTTTGCGTTCTTGCATACGCAATCTTATGGAGAGAGCTATTTTTCTTTTGTGAACGGACAGTATACCTCTGATGGGGGAACGCATTTATCCGCGTTTCGGGAAGGTTTGCTGAAAGGGGTTAACGAGTATGCCAAAAAAAATTTTCAAGGCGTTGATGTGCGCGAAGGAGTCTTTGGAACCGTAGCCATCAGAATTCAGGATCCAGTATTTGAATCGCAAACGAAAAATAAACTGGGGAATACGGAGATTCGGGCTCCTTTGGTTCAGGAGGTTAAGGAAGCCGTTGTGAATCTCTTGTTTAAGCATCCTTCTACGGCTAAAAAAATCATCGAGCGGATTGCATTCAATGAGAAAGTGCGCAAAGAGTTGTCTGCTGTCAAAAAAGAAGCAAAAGAGAAGCAAAAAAAGATCTCTTTCAAGATTCCGAAGTTAAGGGACAGCAAATATCATTTCGGCGATGGTTCCAAATATGCCGAAAAGACGATGATTTTTCTAACGGAAGGGGACTCTGCGAGTGCATCTATCGTCTCTTCGAGAGATCCTTTGACGCAGGCGGTTTTTTCTCTTAGAGGGAAACCACTTAATGTCTTTGGCATGAAAATGGATCAACTCTACAAAAATGAAGAGATGTTTAATGTGATGAGCGCATTGAATATCGAAGAGGATATTTCCAATCTTCGTTATGAGAAAGTTGTTCTAGCGACTGACGCCGATGTGGACGGCATGCATATCCGCAACCTTTTGATCACACTTTTCCTCACTTATTTTGAAGGGCTGGTTTTAAACGGCCACCTTTACATTCTGGAAACCCCTCTTTTTAAAGTGAGGAATAAAGAAAAAACGATCTATTGCTACTCGGAAAAGGAAAAAGAGAAGGCAGTGAAGGAATTGAAAAAAGGGGTTGAAATCACGCGCTTCAAGGGATTAGGCGAGATTTCTCCGCAGGAGTTCAAACAATTTATCGGCCCTGATATTCGTTTAATTCCAGTGGCTGTCAATTCTTTTTCAGATATTAAGCCAACGTTGCAATTTTACATGGGGAAAAATACTCCGGAGCGGAAAAAATTTATTATGAACAACCTTGTGAACGAAGATCAGGAATTGCTTTAA